In Nocardia sp. NBC_00403, the DNA window TGCGCGCCGTGGACGGCGACAAGTCGGCCAAGGGCAAGAAGGTCGGCGCGCTGCTGGCCGAGCGTGCCAAGGCTGCCGGTGTCGAGGCCGTCGTGTTCGACCGTGGTGGTCACGATTACCACGGCCGGATCGCCGCGCTGGCGGACGCCGCTCGCGAAGGTGGGTTGAAGTTCTGATGACTGCAAACATTTACGGAAGGAACGTCTGATGCCGGGACGTCAACGGCGTGACGGCGGCAGCGGACCCGCCGGACAGAATGGTGCGGCCCCCGAGGGCGGCCGCGACAACCGTCGCGGTGGCGGCGACCGTCGCGGTGGCGGCGATCGTCGCGACAATGCGGCCGAGAAGAACCAGCTCGAGCGTGTCGTCGCGATCAACCGCGTCTCCAAGGTCGTGAAGGGTGGTCGTCGCTTCAGCTTCACCGCCCTCGTGATCGTCGGTGACGGCAACGGTCTGGTCGGCGTCGGCTACGGCAAGGCCAAGGAAGTTCCCGCGGCCATTCAGAAGGGTGTCGAGGAAGCTCGTAAGAACTTCTTCCGTGTCCCGATGATCGGCTCGACCATCACCCACCCGGTTCAGGGTGAGGCGGCGGCCGGTGTCGTCATGCTGCGTCCGGCTTCGCCCGGTACCGGTGTGATCGCCGGCGGCGCGGCGCGTGCCGTGCTGGAATGCGCTGGTATCCATGACATTCTGGCGAAGTCGCTCGGTAGCGACAACGCCATCAACGTCGTGCACGCGACGGTTGCGGCACTCAAGATGCTGCAGCGTCCGGAAGAGGTCGCGGCCCGTCGTGGTCTGCCCATCGAGGACGTTGCCCCCGCGGGCATGCTGCGCGCACGCGCTCAGGCAGCGGGAGGTGGCAGGTAAATGGCAGATCTCAAGGTGACCCAGATCAAGTCGTCGATCGGCGCCAAGGCGAACCAGCGGGAGAGCCTTCGCACGCTCGGCCTGCGGAAGATCCGCCAGACCGTGGTTCGTGAGGACAATCCTCAGAACCGTGGGCTGATCAACGTCGTGCGCCACCTCGTAACAGTTGAGGAGGTCTGACATGACCATCAAGTTGCATCACCTGCGTCCGGCTCCCGGCGCCAAGACCGAGAAGACCCGGGTGGGTCGCGGTGAAGGCTCCAAGGGCAAGACCGCGGGTCGCGGTACCAAGGGCACCAAGGCTCGCAAGAACGTTCCGGCCGCCTTCGAGGGCGGGCAGATGCCGCTGCACATGCGGCTGCCCAAGCTCAAGGGCTTCACGAACCGATTCCGCACGGAATACCAGGTCGTGAATGTCGGCTCGATCGCCAAGTTGTTCCCCGAGGGTGGCGAGATCGGCAAGGCCGAGCTCGTTGCGGCCGGCGCGGTTCGCAAGAACCAGCTGGTCAAGATTCTCGGTGACGGCGAGATCGGTGTCGCGGTCCAGGTGACCGTCGATAAGGTCACCGGTGCCGCCAAGGAAAAGATCACCGCGGCCGGTGGCACTGTCACCGAGCTGGGCTGACGGTACTCTGCACATAGTGGCACCGGACGAGTGAAGGCTCGTCCGGTGCCACTGTTAGAGTTCAATTGTTGTCTGCCAAGCCTCGTCATGGGATACCGGCGCCTTCCGACCAGGACATCGCTGAAAAGTCCATGGCATGACCATGTCGTTCGCCAGGAGGATCTGTGCTTTCCGCCTTCGTATCGGCCTTCCGGACTCCGGACTTACGGCGGAAGATTCTCTTCACGCTGGGGTTGATCGCGTTGTACCGCTTGGGTGCCGCGCTGCCGTCCCCTGGCGTTGATTACCAGGCCGTCCAGGAATGTATCGACCTGGTGTCCGGCGGTGAGTCCGGCGGTATCTACCAGCTGATCAACCTGTTCTCCGGTGGTGCGCTGCTGCAGTTGTCGGTCTTCGCGATCGGCATCATGCCCTACATCACGGCCAGCATCATTATTCAGCTGTTGACCGTCGTCATCCCGCGGTTCGAGGAACTGCGAAAAGAAGGCCAATCAGGCCAGAACAAGATGACGCAGTACACCCGGTATCTGTCGATCGCCCTCGCGATCCTGCAGGCCACCGGTCTGGTCGCGCTCGCGGCCCGCGGTCAGCTTCTGCAGGGCTGCCAGCAGGACATCCTGGCCGACACCAGCATTTTCGGCATGATCATCATCGTGCTGGTGATGACGGCCGGTGCGGCACTGGTGATGTGGTTCGGTGAGCAGATCACCGAGCGTGGTGTCGGCAACGGTATGTCGCTGCTGATCTTCGCCGGTATCGCCGCCCGTATCCCGTCGCAGGGCAAGGGCATCCTGGACAGTCGTGGCCCGCTGGTCTTCGGTCTCGTCTGCGCCGCCGCGCTCGCCATCATTGTCGCGGTCATCTTCGTCGAGCAGGGCCAGCGCCGGATTCCGGTGCAGTACGCCAAGCGAGTCGTCGGCCGCAAGATGTACGGTGGCTCCTCGACCTATCTGCCACTGAAGGTCAACCAAGCAGGCGTCATTCCGGTGATCTTCGCGTCATCGCTGCTGTATCTGCCGAACTTGGTTGCCCAGCTGACGACGTCGAAGGGGTCGGCAGATCAGAGCTGGTGGCAGGAGATCATCCAGAAATACCTGGTGACCCCGAGTAATCCGGTGTACATCGCAATCTACTTCGGTCTGATCGTGTTCTTCACCTACTTCTATGTCGCGATCACCTTCAATCCGGAGGAACGCGCCGACGAGATGAAGAAGTTCGGCGGATTCATTCCGGGCTACCGCCCCGGTAGGCCGACCGCCGACTATCTCAATTTTGTGTTGAGCCGCATCACCCTCCCCGGCTCGATCTACCTCGGTCTAGTGGCAGTGCTGCCCAATCTGTTCCTCGAAATCGGCTCGTCCGGTGGTGCGCAGAACCTTCCGTTCGGCGGCACCGCGGTGCTCATCATGGTGAGCGTCGGCTTGGACACGGTGAAGCAGATCGAGAGCCAGCTGATGAATCGAAATTACGAAGGGTTCCTCAAGTGAGAGTTGTACTTCTCGGTCCGCCGGGTGCAGGCAAGGGCACCCAGGCCGTCCTGCTTTCGGAAAAGCTGGGCGTCCCGCACATCTCCACCGGAGACCTGTTCCGTGCGAACATCAGCCAGCAGACCCCGTTGGGGCGCGAAGCGCAGAAGTACATGGATGCCGGCGATCTGGTGCCCAGCGATGTGACCAACCGCATGGTCGAGGCCCGCGTTGCCGAGCCCGACGCCGTCAACGGTTTCGTGCTCGACGGCTACCCGCGCACGGTCGATCAGGCCGACGCGCTGGAGAAGATCCTCGCCGACATGGACACCAAGCTCGACGCGGTGCTGTGCTTCGTCGTTGCCGAGGACACCGTGGTCGAGCGGATGCTGGCCCGTGGCCGCGCCGACGACAACGAAGGTGTGATCCGCAACCGGCTCCGGGTGTACCGGGACGAGACCGAGCCGCTGCTGGAGCACTACGACGGGTTGGTCGTCACCGTGGACGGTGTCGGCGAGGTCGACGAGGTCAACGCCCGCGCGTTGCGCGCACTCGGCCACTGATGCCGCTTACCGCACCAGCGATGGGACACTGAACCGTCAT includes these proteins:
- the rpsE gene encoding 30S ribosomal protein S5, coding for MPGRQRRDGGSGPAGQNGAAPEGGRDNRRGGGDRRGGGDRRDNAAEKNQLERVVAINRVSKVVKGGRRFSFTALVIVGDGNGLVGVGYGKAKEVPAAIQKGVEEARKNFFRVPMIGSTITHPVQGEAAAGVVMLRPASPGTGVIAGGAARAVLECAGIHDILAKSLGSDNAINVVHATVAALKMLQRPEEVAARRGLPIEDVAPAGMLRARAQAAGGGR
- the rpmD gene encoding 50S ribosomal protein L30 codes for the protein MADLKVTQIKSSIGAKANQRESLRTLGLRKIRQTVVREDNPQNRGLINVVRHLVTVEEV
- the rplO gene encoding 50S ribosomal protein L15, with the translated sequence MTIKLHHLRPAPGAKTEKTRVGRGEGSKGKTAGRGTKGTKARKNVPAAFEGGQMPLHMRLPKLKGFTNRFRTEYQVVNVGSIAKLFPEGGEIGKAELVAAGAVRKNQLVKILGDGEIGVAVQVTVDKVTGAAKEKITAAGGTVTELG
- the secY gene encoding preprotein translocase subunit SecY; translated protein: MLSAFVSAFRTPDLRRKILFTLGLIALYRLGAALPSPGVDYQAVQECIDLVSGGESGGIYQLINLFSGGALLQLSVFAIGIMPYITASIIIQLLTVVIPRFEELRKEGQSGQNKMTQYTRYLSIALAILQATGLVALAARGQLLQGCQQDILADTSIFGMIIIVLVMTAGAALVMWFGEQITERGVGNGMSLLIFAGIAARIPSQGKGILDSRGPLVFGLVCAAALAIIVAVIFVEQGQRRIPVQYAKRVVGRKMYGGSSTYLPLKVNQAGVIPVIFASSLLYLPNLVAQLTTSKGSADQSWWQEIIQKYLVTPSNPVYIAIYFGLIVFFTYFYVAITFNPEERADEMKKFGGFIPGYRPGRPTADYLNFVLSRITLPGSIYLGLVAVLPNLFLEIGSSGGAQNLPFGGTAVLIMVSVGLDTVKQIESQLMNRNYEGFLK
- a CDS encoding adenylate kinase — its product is MRVVLLGPPGAGKGTQAVLLSEKLGVPHISTGDLFRANISQQTPLGREAQKYMDAGDLVPSDVTNRMVEARVAEPDAVNGFVLDGYPRTVDQADALEKILADMDTKLDAVLCFVVAEDTVVERMLARGRADDNEGVIRNRLRVYRDETEPLLEHYDGLVVTVDGVGEVDEVNARALRALGH